One genomic region from Prunus persica cultivar Lovell chromosome G3, Prunus_persica_NCBIv2, whole genome shotgun sequence encodes:
- the LOC18781751 gene encoding U-box domain-containing protein 52, which produces MALFRSRSVGEDVGPTLVAINKDKNSQCAVKWAVDNLLGDKNAHCTLIHVRSHSFHHHDHGAVSKDGRPPTEAELQQFFLPYRGFCARKGIVAKEVVLHDIDVPNALVDYVVRNSICNIVVGASHHNALTRKFRPADVATSLLKSVPETCAVYVISKGKIQTSRSATGPQTPKSNGATPRNNSSQRTPLSSFLHGVSAFEDVIRYHFMLDDASKKHIDCQGSSAGRIPLDKKADFKHVPPKAHRSGSKTNSPTQSVTSVTSDKLYHGNSMSGGSDFSGPLSFQSNGSDNVDFSMNSEGSINSFSSHTPSALDAEMRRLRLELKQTMDMYTSACKEALAAKEKTRDLQKWKTSEEHKLEEAKLAEEAALALADVERQKSKAATEAAQMAQRLAGMETHKRKIAERKAKQEAGERRRAMDALAHNHIRYRRYTIEEIELATDYFKISNKVGEGGYGPVYRAWLDHTAVAIKVLRPDISQGQRQFQQEVEVLSCIRHPHMVLLVGACPEYGCLIYEYMENGSLEDRLFLKSNTPPIPWGVRFKIAAEIATALLFLHQTKPEPLVHRDLKPANILLDRNYVSKIADVGLARLVPPSVADAVTQYRVTAAAGTFCYIDPEYQQTGMLGVKSDIYSLGVMLLQIITAKPAMGLSHQVEEAIEKGAFAETLDPAVTDWPVEEALSYAKMALKCCELRRRDRPDLSTVILPELNRLRDLGMKNEASEVANGQDPYVSQFSTSLPPVGSTSSASQEGMRENPNVENGNST; this is translated from the exons ATGGCGCTTTTCAGATCAAGATCAGTGGGTGAGGACGTCGGCCCCACCCTGGTTGCCATCAACAAAGATAAGAACAGCCAGTGTGCTGTAAAATGGGCAGTTGACAACCTTTTGGGCGACAAGAACGCTCATTGCACCCTCATTCACGTTAGAAGCCACAGCTTTCATCATC ATGATCATGGAGCAGTCTCTAAAGATGGCCGCCCACCAACTGAAGCCGAGTTGCAACAGTTCTTTCTCCCCTACCGAGGATTCTGTGCACGAAAAGGG ATTGTAGCCAAGGAAGTTGTCCTCCACGACATTGATGTTCCAAATGCGCTTGTCGATTATGTTGTTCGCAACTCCATATGCAATATTGTTGTTGGTGCTTCCCAtcacaatgctctgacaag AAAATTTAGGCCTGCAGATGTGGCTACTTCCTTACTCAAATCTGTACCAGAAACCTGTGCTGTATATGTTATATCCAAAGGAAAAATTCAGACTTCACGGTCAGCAACTGGACCTCAAACACCGAAAAGTAATGGAGCTACTCCCAGGAATAATAGCTCGCAACGGACACCGCTTTCCAGCTTTCTTCACGGTGTGTCAGCCTTCGAAGATGTGATCAGGTATCATTTTATGCTTG ATGATG CAAGTAAAAAACACATCGACTG TCAAGGGAGTTCAGCTGGTAGAATACCTTTGGATAAAAAAGCTGATTTTAAGCACGTCCCGCCAAAAGCACATAGGTCTGGCAGCAAAACAAATTCACCAACGCAGTCAGTTACATCAGTTACGTCAGATAAGCTATACCATGGGAATTCCATGTCAGGTGGTAGTGATTTCTCAGGGCCACTTAGTTTCCAATCAAATGGATCTGACAATGTAGACTTCTCAATGAACTCGGAGGGTTCCATTAACTCTTTCTCCTCACATACGCCG TCCGCCTTGGATGCTGAGATGAGGAGATTAAGGCTTGAATTGAAGCAAACTATGGATATGTATACTTCAGCTTGCAAAGAAGCTTTGGCAGCTAAGGAAAAG ACGCGGGACCTGCAAAAATGGAAGACATCAGAAGAGCATAAGCTAGAGGAAGCCAAGCTTGCGGAAGAGGCTGCACTGGCTTTGGCTGATGTGGAGAGGCAGAAGAGCAAGGCTGCAACGGAAGCAGCACAGATGGCACAACGACTAGCAGGTATGGAAACCCATAAGAGAAAAATTGCAGAAAGGAAAGCCAAGCAGGAGGctggagagagaaggagagcaATGGATGCTTTGGCACATAACCACATTCGGTATAGAAGATACACcattgaagaaattgaacttgCAACAGATtactttaaaatttcaaacaagGTAGGGGAAGGTGGATATGGACCTGTTTATAGAGCCTGGCTTGATCACACTGCTGTTGCCATCAAGGTCTTGAGGCCAGACATATCACAGGGGCAAAGGCAATTCCAACAAGAG GTTGAGGTTTTGAGCTGCATTAGGCATCCACACATGGTTCTCCTAGTAGGTGCCTGCCCAGAGTATGGCTGCCTCATATATGAGTACATGGAAAATGGAAGCTTAGAAGACCGGCTCTTCCTGAAGAGCAACACTCCTCCAATCCCATGGGGAGTCCGATTTAAAATAGCTGCTGAAATTGCAACTGCCCTCCTTTTTCTTCACCAGACAAAACCAGAGCCGTTGGTGCATCGCGACCTCAAGCCAGCAAACATTCTCCTAGACCGAAACTATGTGAGCAAGATTGCTGATGTAGGCTTGGCTAGGCTAGTTCCACCATCTGTAGCTGATGCTGTCACTCAATACCGCGTGACAGCAGCAGCCGGTACATTTTGTTACATTGATCCAGAGTATCAGCAAACAGGAATGTTGGGTGTGAAATCAGACATATATTCTTTAGGGGTGATGCTACTGCAGATCATCACAGCAAAGCCTGCAATGGGTTTGTCCCACCAGGTTGAGGAGGCTATTGAGAAAGGTGCATTTGCTGAGACACTTGATCCTGCAGTGACAGACTGGCCTGTTGAAGAGGCTTTGTCGTATGCAAAAATGGCCTTGAAATGCTGTGAACTGAGGAGGAGGGACAGGCCAGATCTCAGTACAGTCATCTTGCCTGAGCTGAACCGGCTAAGAGATCTTGGGATGAAAAATGAAGCGAGTGAAGTTGCCAATGGACAAGATCCATACGTGTCACAATTTTCAACGTCGCTTCCACCAGTTGGATCAACCTCATCTGCAAGCCAG GAAGGAATGAGAGAAAATCCTAATGTGGAAAATGGAAATTCAACGTAG
- the LOC18783605 gene encoding mitochondrial import inner membrane translocase subunit TIM23-2, whose product MAHHMSSSDHDPNSDASKARLYNPYQDLQVPMRNLYQLPTSPEFLFVEEARRQRRSWGENLTFYTGCSYLAGAIGGGTTGLVSGVRSFEAGDTTKLRINRVLNSSGHTGRVWGNRLGVIGLIYAGMESGIQAVRDTDDVLNSIAAGLTTGAVYRAARGVRSAAVAGAVGGVLVGVAVTGKQALKRYVPI is encoded by the coding sequence ATGGCTCATCACATGTCCTCTTCCGATCACGACCCGAACTCAGATGCGTCCAAGGCCCGCCTCTACAACCCGTACCAGGACCTCCAGGTCCCGATGCGAAACCTCTACCAGCTCCCAACGTCCCCGGAGTTCCTCTTCGTCGAAGAGGCTCGCCGTCAGCGTCGCTCCTGGGGAGAAAACCTAACCTTCTACACCGGCTGCTCCTATCTGGCCGGCGCAATCGGCGGCGGCACAACCGGTCTCGTCTCCGGTGTCCGCTCCTTCGAGGCCGGCGACACCACCAAGCTCAGGATCAACAGGGTACTCAACTCCTCGGGCCACACGGGTCGGGTCTGGGGAAACCGGCTGGGCGTGATCGGGTTGATCTATGCGGGTATGGAGAGTGGGATTCAGGCGGTGAGAGATACGGACGATGTTTTGAATAGCATCGCGGCCGGACTCACCACCGGCGCGGTGTACCGAGCTGCGAGGGGCGTGAGGTCGGCCgcggtggccggagccgtcgGAGGAGTCTTGGTCGGTGTGGCTGTCACGGGGAAGCAGGCGCTCAAGCGATACGTGCCGATATGA